Proteins from a genomic interval of Drosophila gunungcola strain Sukarami chromosome X unlocalized genomic scaffold, Dgunungcola_SK_2 000023F, whole genome shotgun sequence:
- the LOC128260412 gene encoding CD209 antigen-like protein B, whose protein sequence is MLRLSSIHLLCFFILPDRQGSLAAIEDNVQTVCLLSDPANQCAPHCQGTFVLMIDSIQATSAKMDGIQQSLDTKLHSQLVTAKEDFERRLNMTKEHLMAANSEARKNVQALQTQMEYQYQEIENSLRKTSTQEDLGAAVNRTEDQLLAVGVDMKRQLLDFRSRVEEQHTELHETASRIVTKGDFEAEMQTVQMRMYAQIQELQSKLVGQHREIQDSLRQTNTHEQFEARLNQTDAKLQLLQSKMEDHQVAIQNCLQELLAKVEGQQASIKDSLLETLQTKTNVQIIPPKFEQIGSRFFYIEQKVQQNWFAASATCRHMGGHLAALRNQGELNALKAKLPLQGVQWLGINDREEENKFVSEASGNSATFLKWAKGEPNNLNKNENCVALLNGLMIDDNCLLPHHFICQAGSEV, encoded by the coding sequence ATGCTGAGGCTGTCGTCTATTCACTTACTTTGCTTCTTCATCCTCCCGGACCGCCAAGGATCTTTGGCGGCTATCGAGGACAATGTCCAAACGGTTTGTCTACTGAGCGATCCTGCCAATCAGTGTGCCCCACACTGCCAGGGTACTTTCGTTCTGATGATCGACTCCATTCAAGCAACCAGTGCCAAAATGGATGGGATCCAACAGTCTCTGGACACCAAACTCCACTCCCAATTGGTCACTGCGAAAGAGGACTTCGAGCGGAGGTTAAATATGACGAAGGAGCATCTTATGGCTGCCAATTCCGAGGcgagaaaaaatgttcaagCCCTGCAGACCCAAATGGAGTACCAGTACCAGGAGATCGAGAATTCTTTAAGGAAGACCAGCACTCAGGAAGATCTCGGGGCGGCAGTGAATCGCACGGAAGACCAACTGCTGGCGGTGGGTGTCGACATGAAGAGGCAACTGCTGGATTTCAGGAGCAGAGTGGAGGAGCAGCACACTGAGCTCCACGAAACGGCGAGCAGGATCGTCACAAAGGGCGACTTTGAGGCGGAAATGCAGACGGTGCAGATGAGGATGTATGCCCAAATTCAGGAACTTCAGTCGAAACTAGTGGGTCAGCATAGGGAAATCCAGGATTCCCTAAGGCAGACCAACACCCACGAGCAATTCGAGGCGAGACTCAACCAGACGGATGCCAAGCTGCAGTTGCTCCAATCGAAAATGGAGGACCACCAGGTGGCTATACAGAACTGTTTGCAGGAGCTGTTGGCCAAAGTGGAGGGCCAGCAGGCGTCCATCAAGGACAGCCTGCTGGAAACGCTCCAGACCAAAACCAATGTGCAAATTATACCGCCCAAGTTTGAGCAAATCGGCAGCAGGTTCTTTTACATTGAACAGAAAGTGCAACAGAATTGGTTTGCCGCCTCGGCCACCTGTCGCCATATGGGTGGCCACTTGGCCGCCCTGCGAAACCAGGGCGAACTGAATGCCCTCAAGGCGAAGCTGCCGCTCCAGGGTGTCCAATGGCTGGGCATCAACGATCGCGAGGAGGAGAACAAGTTCGTATCGGAGGCCTCCGGAAACTCAGCCACGTTTCTGAAATGGGCTAAGGGGGAACCCAACAACCTCAACAAAAACGAGAACTGCGTGGCCCTGCTAAACGGCTTAATGATTGACGACAATTGCCTGCTGCCACACCACTTTATTTGCCAAGCAGGCAGCGAAGTCTag